The Myotis daubentonii chromosome 9, mMyoDau2.1, whole genome shotgun sequence genome has a segment encoding these proteins:
- the LOC132242082 gene encoding olfactory receptor 52K1-like, which translates to MSAWGNGNSNLSYTSFLLTGFPGLQEIRTLLVLPFLSLYLVIVSANALVIHTVAAQRSLHQPMYLLIALLLAVNICAAAAVVPPMLFSFSTRFNRISLARCLVQMFCIYFLIVFDCNILLVMALDRYVAICNPLRYPEIVTGPLLACLVGVAAARSTGIVAPVVGLASRVHFCRSDVIHHFACEHMALMKLSCGDISLNRTVGLTVRIFNRVLDMLLLGASYARIVHAAFRISSGRARSKALNTCGSHLLVIFTVYCSTMSSSIVYRVARTASQDVHNLLSAFYLLLPCLINPIIYGARTKEIRQHLFQRAQPQVPTEKAQSLPSHRQLPA; encoded by the coding sequence ATGTCAGCGTGGGGCAATGGCAACTCCAACTTGTCCTACACCAGCTTCCTCCTGACGGGCTTTCCGGGGCTGCAGGAGATCCGCACACTCCTGGTGCTGCCCTTCCTCAGTCTCTACCTGGTGATTGTCTCTGCCAATGCCCTGGTTATCCACACCGTAGCGGCCCAGCGGAGCCTGCACCAGCCCATGTACCTGCTCATCGCCCTGCTCCTGGCTGTCAACATCTGTGCCGCCGCCGCCGTGGTGCCCCCCATGCTGTTCAGCTTCTCCACCCGCTTCAACCGCATCTCCCTGGCACGCTGTCTGGTCCAGATGTTCTGCATCTACTTCCTCATTGTCTTTGACTGCAACATCCTCCTGGTCATGGCCCTGGACCGCTATGTTGCCATCTGCAACCCACTCCGCTACCCCGAGATAGTGACAGGCCCGTTGCTGGCCTGCCTGGTGGGGGTGGCAGCTGCCAGGAGCACAGGCATTGTTGCTCCGGTGGTGGGGCTGGCCTCCCGCGTACACTTCTGCCGCTCAGATGTGATCCACCACTTTGCCTGTGAGCACATGGCCCTGATGAAGCTCTCCTGTGGGGACATCTCCCTAAACAGGACGGTGGGGCTCACTGTCCGCATCTTCAACAGAGTCCTGGACATGCTGCTGCTTGGAGCCTCCTACGCCCGCATCGTCCATGCTGCGTTCCGAATTTCATCAGGCAGAGCACGTTCCAAGGCCCTGAACACCTGTGGCTCCCACCTGCTGGTCATCTTCACCGTCTACTGCTCGACCATGTCCTCATCCATCGTCTACCGTGTGGCCCGCACTGCCTCCCAGGACGTGCACAACTTGCTCAGCGCCTTCTACCTACTGCTGCCATGTCTGATCAACCCCATCATCTACGGGGCCAGGACCAAGGAAATCAGGCAGCACCTGTTCCAGAGGGCACAGCCGCAGGTCCCCACTGAAAAggcccagtccctgccctcacaCAGGCAACTTCCTGCCTGA